In Flavobacterium sp. WV_118_3, one DNA window encodes the following:
- the udk gene encoding uridine kinase — MLIIGIAGGTGSGKTTVVHQIMNELPETEVGIISQDSYYKATHNLSFDERALINFDHPRAIDFELLVSHLKDLKDGKTIEQPVYSFVTHNRTDDTIVTHPRKVMIVEGILILTNPELRDMFDVKIFVHADSDERLIRRLKRDIAERGRDMEEVLNRYQSTLKPMHEQFIEPSKAYADIIIPNDKYNTVAIDVVRAVINQRIS, encoded by the coding sequence ATGCTTATAATTGGTATTGCCGGAGGAACTGGTAGTGGAAAAACGACAGTAGTCCATCAGATTATGAATGAATTACCCGAAACCGAAGTAGGGATTATTTCGCAGGACTCCTACTATAAGGCCACCCACAACCTCAGCTTTGATGAGCGAGCGCTTATCAACTTTGATCATCCCAGAGCAATTGACTTTGAATTATTGGTAAGCCATCTAAAAGACTTAAAAGACGGTAAAACCATCGAACAACCGGTATATTCGTTTGTAACGCACAACCGAACCGACGACACCATCGTAACACATCCGCGTAAAGTAATGATTGTAGAAGGAATTTTAATCCTGACCAATCCGGAATTGCGCGATATGTTTGATGTAAAAATCTTTGTACATGCCGATTCCGACGAGCGTTTGATCCGTCGTTTAAAGCGTGACATTGCCGAGCGTGGCCGCGATATGGAAGAAGTATTAAACCGCTACCAGTCGACATTAAAACCGATGCACGAACAATTTATCGAGCCATCGAAAGCCTATGCCGACATTATCATCCCGAACGACAAGTACAATACGGTAGCTATCGACGTGGTGCGTGCGGTGATCAACCAAAGAATATCATAA